From Corvus hawaiiensis isolate bCorHaw1 chromosome 13, bCorHaw1.pri.cur, whole genome shotgun sequence, one genomic window encodes:
- the LYSMD2 gene encoding lysM and putative peptidoglycan-binding domain-containing protein 2, producing MAEALRQEPPGGPESEAELSQRLARTKARSYGSTASVAAPLAERYVEHRLSAGDTLQGIALKYGVTMEQIKRANKLFTNDCIFLRKTLNIPVISEKPLLFNGLNSLESPENETVDSSPSCDEGLVAVQEESSSSPSPQEPDNQPTAPEELSAKDFLQRLDLQIKLSKQAARKLKDDNVRDEEDEEGPYATSSYHQ from the exons ATGGCCGAGGCGCTGCGCCAGGAGCCGCCGGGCGGGCCCGAGTCGGAGGCCGAGCTGTCGCAGCGGCTCGCCCGCACCAAGGCCCGCTCGTACGGCAGCACGGCGAGCGTGGCCGCGCCGCTGGCCGAGCGCTACGTGGAGCACCGGCTGAGCGCCGGGGACACGCTGCAGGGCATCGCCCTCAAGTACGGCGTCACG ATGGAACAAATAAAGAGGGCAAATAAACTGTTCACTAATGACTGTATATTTCTGCGGAAAACCCTGAATATTCCTGTTATATCAGAGAAACCATTGCTGTTCAATGGACTTAATTCACTGGAGTCTCCTGAGAACGAAACTGTTGACAGCTCCCCTTCTTGTGATGAAGGACTAGTGGCAGTTCAGGAAGAAAGTAGTTCTTCCCCCAGTCCTCAAGAGCCTGACAATCAGCCCACTGCACCAGAAGAATTATCTGCCAAAGATTTCCTACAGAGACTGGACTTGCAGATTAAGTTATCCAAACAAGCAGCCAGAAAACTAAAAGATGACAATGTCAG